The following coding sequences lie in one Psychrobacter arenosus genomic window:
- the ssb gene encoding single-stranded DNA-binding protein → MRGVNKVIIVGNLGNDPETKQFSNGGSVTNISVATSEQWTDKQSGEKREATEWHRIVLFNRLGEIAAQYLRKGSQVYIEGSLRTRKWQDQNGQDRYTTEIRADQMQMLGNAGGSGTFQGNNNGGMQQPTNDTYGGYNNSNNNNSQVGYQNHSNNQNNQSYGNQGSQNNQGQGNQNSFNKNPPAQQQNNAPKPNAMPMSDAPVDDDIPF, encoded by the coding sequence ATGCGCGGCGTAAATAAAGTTATTATTGTCGGCAACTTAGGAAATGACCCTGAGACTAAGCAGTTTAGTAATGGGGGCAGCGTCACTAATATTTCTGTAGCAACCTCAGAACAATGGACTGATAAGCAAAGCGGTGAAAAACGTGAAGCGACAGAATGGCATCGTATTGTATTATTTAATCGTTTAGGCGAGATTGCGGCCCAGTACCTGCGTAAAGGCAGCCAAGTCTATATCGAAGGCAGTCTGCGTACCCGTAAATGGCAGGATCAAAATGGCCAAGATCGTTACACGACTGAGATTCGCGCCGATCAAATGCAGATGTTAGGCAATGCTGGTGGCAGTGGTACTTTCCAAGGTAATAATAATGGTGGCATGCAGCAGCCTACTAATGACACCTATGGTGGCTATAACAACAGCAACAACAACAATAGCCAAGTAGGCTATCAAAACCACTCAAACAATCAAAATAATCAGTCGTATGGCAACCAAGGCTCACAAAACAATCAAGGCCAAGGCAATCAAAATAGCTTCAATAAGAACCCACCTGCCCAACAGCAGAATAATGCACCAAAGCCCAATGCTATGCCCATGTCTGATGCGCCAGTAGACGATGATATTCCGTTCTAA
- the gspD gene encoding type II secretion system secretin GspD — translation MLSLHKFFNHTICTTRGSAQPKPLSRSILAASLSLTVQWSRPFLLAAPLWALSYSAVHAESWKVNLQDADIKAFINEVATITDQNFVLDPRINGNVTVISNRALSKAEIYQLFLSVMQVNGIAAIDTGSTIKLVPDNVAKQSGVAVDLNGDMVGEALTTRVIYLTNTQAAEVLTVIRPLMPQSAHAAAVPGINALVLSDRADSLNELTVLIRDLDSNNNDTMSVIPLRHVDSERMMDLLSAMTGITSADKTQGVNQLKIIADPSGDRLLVKGSPEMIAKVQSMVNQLDTMPSKRLSGLRVFRLKYASSGHIAEMLRGLLSNQSINSTGATSTLESASLADSATGSTASLGTAESLNTNASSSGLGALNTGNGGSANNQKPFSIIADETQNAVIVNAPPELMIEIEEAVNQLDTRRAQVLIQAAIVEVSGDDAKQLGVQWALGNANSGYGVINFNNVGASATSLAAAALSGSTAGISSAAGSIAGALLGIGQSGKDSDGNTRFYGAILQALDSSTSANLLSMPSILTLDNEKASILVGQNVPVVTGSYTTSGNSSTNPFQTIDRQDVGINLNVIPHIGENGTVRLEVSQEVSSVVGGTAGSSNGLVTNKSLINTTILADDQQTIALGGLMRDNTTNGAQKVPGLGDVPLLGRLFRSDNSKTDKSNLIIFLQPTILRNGGAVASVTERRYNQMRTMQLVIDKNGTIKQLPMTGVQGWGDQVDPNYKLMPLNPLVPPINQLPPVKQAPSQPVTQYSNDPYLSSPYPVTETLPSNTQQGFTRVSP, via the coding sequence ATGCTAAGTTTGCATAAATTTTTTAACCATACCATTTGCACAACTCGAGGTAGCGCGCAACCAAAGCCGTTATCCCGCAGTATTTTAGCAGCCAGCTTGTCTTTGACGGTGCAATGGTCTCGGCCCTTTTTGCTAGCCGCTCCACTATGGGCGCTCTCTTATAGTGCCGTGCATGCTGAAAGTTGGAAAGTGAACCTGCAAGATGCCGATATCAAGGCTTTTATTAACGAAGTAGCGACTATCACTGACCAAAACTTTGTGTTAGACCCACGTATCAACGGTAATGTCACGGTGATCTCTAATCGCGCTTTATCTAAAGCAGAAATCTATCAATTGTTCCTTAGTGTCATGCAAGTCAATGGCATTGCGGCCATCGATACGGGCAGTACTATCAAGCTAGTCCCTGACAATGTCGCCAAACAATCGGGCGTAGCCGTAGATTTAAACGGGGATATGGTGGGCGAGGCGCTGACCACTCGCGTTATCTATTTGACCAACACGCAAGCGGCAGAAGTGCTTACCGTTATTCGTCCGCTTATGCCGCAATCCGCACATGCTGCGGCTGTCCCTGGGATTAACGCCTTAGTCTTATCTGACCGTGCTGATAGCCTTAACGAGCTGACCGTGCTCATTCGTGATCTCGATAGTAATAATAACGATACTATGAGCGTTATTCCGCTGCGCCACGTGGACTCAGAGCGCATGATGGATTTACTGAGTGCGATGACAGGCATTACTAGTGCAGATAAAACTCAAGGGGTAAACCAACTTAAGATTATCGCTGACCCTTCAGGCGATAGACTGTTGGTCAAAGGCAGCCCCGAGATGATTGCGAAAGTACAGAGCATGGTCAACCAATTGGACACCATGCCGTCTAAACGCTTAAGTGGCTTAAGAGTATTTCGTCTCAAATACGCCAGCTCAGGGCATATTGCAGAAATGCTTAGAGGTTTATTGTCTAATCAGTCGATCAACAGTACCGGCGCTACTTCGACGCTGGAGTCGGCGTCGCTAGCCGACTCTGCTACTGGTTCCACAGCGTCTTTGGGCACTGCGGAAAGTTTGAATACTAACGCCTCCTCATCAGGACTAGGCGCGCTCAATACAGGCAATGGCGGCAGCGCAAACAATCAAAAACCCTTTAGTATTATCGCTGATGAAACCCAAAACGCCGTCATTGTGAATGCGCCGCCAGAATTAATGATAGAAATTGAAGAGGCAGTTAATCAGCTAGATACCCGCCGCGCACAAGTTTTAATTCAAGCCGCTATCGTGGAAGTATCTGGTGATGATGCCAAACAACTGGGCGTACAGTGGGCCTTAGGCAATGCCAATAGTGGCTACGGGGTGATTAACTTTAATAATGTAGGCGCCAGTGCAACCTCGCTTGCTGCCGCAGCTTTAAGCGGCTCAACCGCAGGTATTAGCAGTGCAGCAGGGTCGATTGCCGGGGCTTTACTAGGCATTGGGCAAAGCGGTAAAGACAGCGATGGCAATACTCGCTTTTACGGTGCAATTTTACAGGCTTTAGACTCCTCTACGAGTGCCAACTTACTGTCTATGCCGTCTATTTTGACGCTAGATAATGAGAAAGCCAGTATTCTAGTGGGACAAAACGTCCCTGTGGTCACCGGTTCTTATACCACCAGTGGCAACTCCTCGACCAATCCTTTCCAAACTATCGATCGCCAAGACGTAGGTATTAACCTTAACGTAATTCCGCATATCGGTGAAAATGGCACGGTGCGCCTGGAAGTTTCGCAAGAAGTCTCTTCAGTAGTGGGCGGCACGGCAGGCAGTAGCAATGGTTTAGTGACCAATAAGAGTCTAATTAATACCACTATTTTGGCGGATGACCAACAGACCATCGCATTGGGTGGCTTGATGCGTGATAACACGACTAATGGCGCTCAAAAAGTCCCAGGTTTAGGCGATGTGCCTCTGCTCGGGCGTTTATTCCGCTCAGACAACAGCAAAACCGATAAAAGTAATTTGATTATCTTTTTACAGCCGACTATTTTACGCAATGGTGGGGCCGTAGCCAGTGTCACAGAGCGCCGCTACAATCAAATGCGGACGATGCAATTGGTCATTGATAAGAATGGCACCATCAAGCAGTTACCGATGACGGGGGTGCAAGGTTGGGGCGATCAAGTGGACCCTAATTATAAATTGATGCCTTTGAATCCCCTTGTACCACCAATAAATCAGTTACCACCAGTAAAGCAGGCACCCTCACAGCCGGTAACTCAGTACTCTAATGACCCGTACTTAAGCAGCCCATACCCTGTGACTGAAACCCTGCCTAGCAATACTCAACAAGGCTTTACCCGAGTTTCACCTTAG
- a CDS encoding MFS transporter: protein MNAIEKRAIAGVGGIFALRMIGLFMIVPVFSVYGNDYTHATPLLIGLAVGIYGLGQAIFQIPMSLAADKFPRKPMILIGLIMFALGGVLAATADSIYQVIIGRALAGSGAVSAILMALLADVTREQVRTKAMAAMGLTIGTSIMLAFAIGPMLVSSLKISGLFWLTAGFAVVAMILLAFVPTPTRVLTHNLADKSIGQQLKDVLAVGDLNRLHFGIFALHLTMTAIFVIVPHQFSEVLGLSVRQQGYVYLPLLFVGFAIAIPFIIIAEKRQKMRQVFLAAIALMVVALASLAVGSQLGVGLIIGLGLYFIGFNLLEATIPSWISKRAPVANKATAMGLNSSSQFFGAFVGGALGGLLLTQSTLLAWGILAIVMAVALLLIMPIRQPPYLSSTTLSIPKDVNIQAWSQEIMGIAGVDDIVVMAAEQVAYLKLDKQKLTDISRQQLSRMTLTQLDI from the coding sequence ATGAATGCGATAGAAAAACGAGCCATCGCAGGCGTGGGAGGCATTTTTGCCTTGCGTATGATTGGTCTGTTTATGATCGTGCCGGTATTTTCAGTGTACGGCAACGATTATACTCATGCGACGCCGCTACTGATTGGTCTGGCCGTGGGTATCTATGGTTTAGGCCAGGCTATTTTTCAAATTCCAATGAGCTTGGCCGCCGATAAGTTTCCGCGTAAGCCGATGATTCTTATAGGCCTGATCATGTTTGCTTTGGGCGGGGTATTAGCGGCTACGGCGGATAGTATTTACCAAGTGATTATTGGTCGTGCTTTGGCGGGCAGTGGCGCAGTCTCCGCTATTTTGATGGCTTTGCTGGCCGATGTGACCCGTGAGCAAGTGCGCACCAAAGCGATGGCTGCAATGGGGCTGACGATTGGTACTTCCATCATGCTAGCCTTCGCTATTGGGCCGATGTTGGTCTCTAGCCTGAAAATATCGGGGCTATTTTGGTTGACGGCAGGTTTTGCAGTGGTGGCAATGATATTGTTGGCTTTTGTGCCTACGCCAACCCGCGTGCTCACTCATAATTTAGCGGATAAATCGATTGGTCAGCAGCTCAAAGATGTATTGGCGGTCGGTGATTTGAATCGCTTACATTTTGGGATTTTCGCATTGCACCTGACGATGACTGCTATTTTTGTCATTGTGCCCCATCAATTCTCTGAAGTATTGGGACTGAGTGTGCGCCAGCAGGGCTACGTGTATCTGCCGCTGTTGTTCGTCGGCTTTGCCATTGCCATTCCCTTTATTATCATCGCTGAAAAACGACAAAAAATGCGCCAAGTGTTTTTAGCGGCAATAGCGTTAATGGTAGTCGCCTTAGCCAGTTTAGCCGTCGGTAGCCAGTTGGGCGTTGGCTTAATTATAGGGTTGGGGCTATATTTTATTGGTTTTAACTTATTAGAGGCCACCATTCCCTCGTGGATTTCTAAGCGTGCACCTGTAGCCAATAAGGCGACGGCGATGGGATTAAACTCGTCCAGTCAGTTTTTTGGTGCTTTCGTTGGGGGTGCGCTAGGGGGGTTATTATTAACGCAAAGTACGTTGTTGGCTTGGGGTATTTTGGCCATCGTTATGGCAGTGGCGCTGTTGTTGATTATGCCCATTCGTCAGCCGCCTTATCTTAGCAGTACCACGCTAAGTATTCCCAAAGACGTTAATATCCAAGCTTGGTCGCAAGAAATCATGGGCATTGCAGGGGTAGATGACATTGTGGTGATGGCCGCAGAGCAGGTCGCTTACCTCAAATTAGACAAACAAAAACTCACCGATATTTCGCGTCAACAGCTGTCGCGAATGACACTAACACAACTAGATATTTGA
- the efp gene encoding elongation factor P has protein sequence MASFSTNEFKAGMKVMLDGNPCAILENELVKPGKGQAFSRVKLRNLRSGKVLEQTFKSGDSLEAADVIDTEMNYLYNDGEFWHFMHPETFEQLQADANAMGDSPKWLKENSNDLCTITLFNGVPLSIVPPNFVELTITETDPGLRGDTSGGGGKPATLETGAVVRVPLFVQQGEVVRVDTRTGDYQTRVS, from the coding sequence GTGGCAAGTTTTTCTACCAATGAATTTAAAGCCGGCATGAAAGTCATGTTAGATGGCAATCCCTGCGCTATTCTCGAAAACGAGTTGGTCAAACCTGGTAAAGGCCAAGCTTTTAGCCGCGTTAAACTGCGCAATTTACGCAGTGGCAAAGTGCTTGAGCAAACCTTTAAATCTGGTGATAGCTTAGAAGCGGCTGACGTGATCGATACCGAAATGAACTATCTCTACAATGACGGTGAATTCTGGCACTTCATGCACCCAGAGACTTTTGAGCAATTGCAAGCCGATGCTAATGCTATGGGTGATAGCCCAAAATGGCTCAAAGAAAACAGCAACGATTTATGCACCATCACTTTATTCAATGGGGTGCCTTTATCGATTGTACCGCCAAACTTCGTTGAGCTAACCATTACTGAAACAGATCCTGGTCTACGCGGTGATACTTCAGGCGGTGGTGGCAAGCCCGCTACTTTAGAAACCGGTGCAGTAGTGCGTGTCCCTCTATTTGTACAACAGGGTGAAGTTGTACGTGTAGATACTCGCACAGGCGATTATCAAACTCGCGTTAGCTAA
- a CDS encoding type II secretion system protein N yields MAVTLTSYSKQLMSGLNRLSGWLLLLAIAWLCWAIARLLWLVLAPPHAPMLPVTPLQPAAVNTTDYASSFMIFESPAAATAPTQPPPNVALKGVMLAMPEANSAALLDVNGTVKNYRVGSLLESTGYKLIAVAWNEVIIADPSDKQVVITLTQPLALDQGQMAANNGAGQVSNNRLSAGNDLQAAAMPDETATEATETGRVDNSNPQSAITQAVDELKQNPASYLSRMGVMATGEGYQVTAAMPDGLKNRLGLEPGDKVLSVNGQAVGSNPGQDADLLDKVKQSGGAEIEVQRGDQVITIRQQF; encoded by the coding sequence ATGGCCGTTACGCTAACCTCTTATTCTAAACAGCTAATGAGTGGCTTAAATCGTTTGTCAGGCTGGCTGCTACTGCTCGCCATTGCTTGGTTATGTTGGGCTATTGCGCGGTTATTATGGCTGGTACTCGCCCCGCCGCATGCGCCTATGCTGCCAGTTACGCCGCTACAACCTGCTGCTGTAAATACCACGGATTATGCCAGTAGTTTTATGATATTTGAGTCGCCAGCCGCCGCTACAGCGCCTACGCAGCCGCCACCGAACGTGGCTTTAAAAGGGGTGATGTTGGCCATGCCTGAGGCCAACTCAGCGGCACTATTAGATGTGAATGGTACGGTCAAAAACTACCGCGTCGGTAGCCTATTAGAGAGCACTGGGTATAAGTTGATTGCTGTCGCTTGGAATGAAGTCATCATTGCCGATCCTAGCGATAAACAAGTGGTGATTACCTTGACTCAGCCCTTAGCGCTAGACCAAGGTCAGATGGCCGCCAATAATGGGGCAGGACAAGTGAGTAATAACCGCTTATCGGCCGGCAATGATCTGCAAGCAGCAGCTATGCCAGATGAAACGGCTACAGAAGCCACAGAAACAGGCAGGGTAGATAATAGCAATCCGCAATCTGCTATTACTCAAGCCGTTGACGAGCTGAAACAAAATCCAGCGAGCTATCTCAGTCGAATGGGCGTCATGGCCACTGGTGAGGGCTACCAGGTCACTGCGGCGATGCCAGATGGGCTAAAGAATAGATTGGGTCTAGAGCCAGGGGATAAGGTGTTATCGGTCAATGGTCAAGCCGTAGGCAGTAATCCGGGCCAAGATGCCGACTTACTTGATAAAGTGAAACAATCAGGTGGCGCGGAAATAGAAGTACAGCGTGGCGATCAAGTGATCACTATTCGCCAACAGTTTTAA
- a CDS encoding tRNA threonylcarbamoyladenosine dehydratase, which yields MSVSNAPPVTDQALVDAESSQYDRRFQGTKSLYGDSSFTAFEQAHVFVIGVGGVGTWAAEGLARTAIGRITLIDLDILVASNVNRQLPALDSTFGLSKIETMAARMREINPHLNLQLIDDFLTPDNVATLLPSREQAQAAQAAGQQIIILDCVDDMAAKLAIALHCRFNKLKLISAGGAGGKTDPLQITVSDLKDTYQDPLLARLRSKLRHDKGINTQLKEKFGIRCVYSTQPPITNKKGKNGADEVNCQVGGLHCGGYGSAVAVTSVVGMVMVSETLQMLSR from the coding sequence ATGTCAGTTAGCAACGCGCCTCCTGTAACAGACCAAGCGCTAGTAGACGCAGAAAGTAGCCAGTATGACCGCCGGTTTCAAGGAACTAAGAGCTTATATGGTGACAGTAGTTTTACGGCCTTTGAACAAGCGCACGTGTTTGTGATCGGGGTAGGCGGGGTAGGGACTTGGGCGGCAGAAGGGCTAGCACGTACCGCTATTGGCAGGATTACGCTGATAGATTTAGATATCTTGGTGGCCTCGAATGTTAATCGTCAGCTGCCTGCGTTAGACAGCACGTTTGGCTTAAGTAAAATTGAAACGATGGCTGCGCGTATGCGTGAGATTAACCCTCACCTGAATTTGCAACTGATTGATGACTTCTTAACCCCGGACAATGTCGCGACTTTATTGCCCAGTCGTGAGCAAGCGCAGGCTGCACAAGCAGCCGGTCAGCAAATCATCATCTTAGATTGCGTGGATGATATGGCCGCGAAACTGGCTATTGCTTTGCATTGCCGCTTTAACAAGCTAAAACTGATTAGCGCAGGCGGGGCAGGTGGTAAAACGGATCCGCTACAAATCACCGTTAGCGATTTAAAAGATACTTATCAAGATCCATTATTGGCAAGATTGCGCAGTAAATTACGCCATGACAAAGGTATTAATACTCAGTTAAAAGAGAAGTTTGGCATCCGCTGTGTGTATTCAACGCAGCCGCCCATTACCAATAAAAAGGGTAAAAATGGCGCTGATGAGGTGAACTGTCAAGTAGGGGGGCTGCACTGTGGTGGCTATGGCTCAGCGGTTGCTGTAACCTCAGTAGTAGGGATGGTGATGGTCAGCGAGACTTTGCAGATGCTGTCTCGTTAG
- a CDS encoding TatD family hydrolase, giving the protein MPHTSSSTDASALSTESFLTNEPCSWPYAARYPLIDTHTHFDEPVFIADRAEQIVQTNAAGVHHLLLVGYLRRYFERMWETQAQINIFDYQSLPLSQDVAPLRAHVALGLHPVYIDQHSVEDLQEMQDSLARHDDIIAIGEIGLDTFTAQLKLPEMLAKQKQYFSAQLDMAVAHELPVLLHIRKAHADVLKILKQHRYDAHTLGGIAHSFSGGEQEAKAFVALGYKLGVTGQVTNPNAKKLRRALAAAVQQYGLSCLVIETDCPDMLPIMCQPTHSTESHNSAPTRNTPANLPHVLATLSELFAVPLPELAAQLWYNSCAALNVSWSYPK; this is encoded by the coding sequence ATGCCCCATACTTCATCTTCAACAGACGCTTCCGCTCTATCTACTGAGTCTTTTTTAACTAATGAGCCTTGTAGCTGGCCTTACGCTGCCCGCTATCCGCTGATTGATACTCATACTCATTTTGATGAGCCTGTATTTATAGCAGATAGAGCCGAGCAAATTGTGCAGACGAATGCTGCAGGCGTGCATCATTTATTGTTAGTAGGCTATCTACGGCGCTATTTTGAGCGCATGTGGGAGACGCAAGCACAGATTAATATCTTTGATTATCAGTCGTTGCCTCTGTCACAAGATGTCGCTCCTCTACGAGCCCATGTGGCGTTAGGTTTGCACCCTGTTTATATTGATCAGCATAGTGTGGAAGACTTGCAAGAGATGCAAGACAGTTTAGCTCGACATGATGATATTATCGCAATCGGTGAGATTGGTCTGGATACCTTTACTGCGCAGCTTAAGCTACCTGAGATGTTGGCTAAGCAAAAACAGTACTTTAGCGCTCAATTGGATATGGCGGTCGCCCATGAGCTGCCCGTCCTTTTGCACATTCGTAAAGCCCATGCGGATGTCCTAAAAATTCTTAAGCAGCACCGTTATGATGCGCATACGCTAGGTGGTATCGCCCACAGTTTTAGTGGCGGTGAGCAAGAAGCAAAAGCTTTTGTAGCCTTGGGTTATAAATTAGGCGTCACAGGTCAGGTTACTAACCCTAATGCCAAAAAACTTCGTCGAGCTTTGGCAGCGGCTGTGCAGCAATATGGCTTGTCCTGTTTGGTTATTGAAACCGATTGTCCAGACATGCTTCCCATAATGTGTCAGCCTACTCACTCGACAGAGTCCCATAATTCAGCACCTACCCGCAATACACCAGCAAATTTGCCGCACGTATTAGCCACCTTAAGTGAGCTGTTTGCAGTACCGCTGCCCGAGTTAGCCGCCCAACTATGGTACAACAGCTGTGCAGCCTTAAACGTGTCTTGGTCTTATCCCAAATAA
- a CDS encoding H-NS histone family protein, whose amino-acid sequence MTKKTAVDLASLNVDELMAITQNAQQLIVEKQHQRLYDAFEKFEEIAESCNSTIDEILKAGEQLEKKRSIKYRNPNNSEETWTGRGRKPTWLVTALDNGQALEDFAI is encoded by the coding sequence ATGACTAAGAAAACCGCTGTAGATTTAGCGTCATTAAACGTTGATGAGTTAATGGCAATCACGCAAAACGCTCAACAGCTTATCGTTGAAAAACAACACCAGCGTTTATACGATGCTTTTGAAAAATTCGAAGAGATTGCAGAGTCATGCAATAGCACTATCGATGAAATCCTAAAAGCCGGTGAGCAGCTAGAGAAAAAACGCAGCATCAAATACCGCAATCCGAACAATAGCGAAGAGACTTGGACGGGTCGTGGCCGTAAACCTACTTGGTTGGTTACTGCTTTAGACAATGGCCAAGCGCTTGAAGACTTTGCTATTTAA
- a CDS encoding GAF domain-containing hybrid sensor histidine kinase/response regulator, producing MSPIYYPVAANDAERISKLREYQVLNTQDEPAFERLTDLVRVFFGLPKVTITFMDEETQYFKSPIGFDGHVTTPREVALCNYTVLADEVFVVADLSRDERFVDNPLIVFAPNLRFYAGAPIILFEDNKYFRLGSLCVMDTEPHYDFDATKAEHLKQFAVMAADALRLQKNQRMAKKANEMKSEFLANMSHEIRTPMNGIIGMVEMLDETDLDAEQEEYVNNIKMSTEHLLAIINDILDLSKVESGKMVLNNGPINLAALCEEVVGLFKAKAHQRKIALSLEYSARLSPYAIGDSVRLKQILANLVNNALKFTGESGKAQIRVQPASKNNGLSIYQWHYADQSNPSLMSDGSYQDVMTICMEVTDTGMGIKPESLEAIFDAYNQADKSTHRLYGGTGLGLSVCKSLVTSMKGTIHATSTVGEGTTFTILLPLPLLTKNQFIAATQDRIETIQPIEDKPLLLGKILLVEDDTVNAMIAKKALTKTGHQVTHVTNGQKALEVYEAAPDSFDLILMDHHMPILDGVEATKSLIAQYGAENLPPIIALTANAMDGEREKYIEMGMQDYCTKPFKRELLNNLVQQWLAVANQRAK from the coding sequence TTGAGCCCGATATATTATCCCGTTGCTGCTAATGATGCTGAGCGCATTAGTAAGTTGCGTGAGTATCAAGTCTTAAATACCCAAGACGAGCCGGCTTTTGAACGTCTTACTGACTTGGTAAGAGTGTTTTTTGGTTTGCCTAAAGTGACTATCACTTTTATGGATGAAGAAACGCAGTACTTTAAGTCCCCTATAGGCTTTGATGGGCACGTTACTACGCCGCGTGAGGTAGCGCTGTGCAACTATACTGTCCTAGCTGATGAAGTGTTCGTCGTGGCTGATTTAAGCCGAGATGAGCGTTTTGTAGACAACCCTCTTATTGTTTTTGCCCCCAATCTACGCTTTTATGCCGGCGCTCCTATTATCCTGTTTGAAGACAATAAGTACTTTCGGTTGGGCTCTTTGTGCGTAATGGATACTGAGCCCCATTATGATTTTGATGCGACCAAAGCTGAGCATCTAAAACAGTTTGCCGTCATGGCTGCGGATGCTTTGCGCCTGCAGAAAAACCAACGTATGGCCAAAAAAGCCAATGAGATGAAGTCTGAGTTTCTCGCCAATATGAGCCATGAGATTCGCACGCCTATGAACGGCATCATTGGTATGGTTGAGATGCTCGATGAAACCGATTTGGATGCTGAGCAAGAAGAGTATGTCAATAATATCAAGATGTCGACCGAGCACCTACTGGCTATTATTAACGATATTTTGGACCTGTCCAAAGTAGAATCTGGCAAGATGGTGTTGAATAACGGTCCTATAAATTTAGCCGCTTTATGCGAAGAAGTGGTCGGGCTATTTAAGGCCAAGGCGCACCAGCGTAAGATTGCATTGAGTTTAGAGTATTCTGCGCGTTTAAGCCCTTATGCTATCGGGGACTCGGTCCGCTTAAAGCAAATTTTAGCCAATTTAGTGAATAATGCGCTTAAATTTACCGGTGAAAGTGGCAAGGCGCAGATTAGGGTGCAACCGGCCTCAAAAAACAATGGCTTAAGTATTTATCAATGGCACTATGCCGATCAAAGCAATCCGAGTTTAATGAGCGATGGTTCATATCAAGATGTCATGACAATATGTATGGAAGTTACCGATACGGGTATGGGCATTAAGCCCGAGTCGTTGGAGGCAATCTTTGATGCTTATAATCAAGCGGACAAATCGACCCATCGCCTATATGGCGGTACGGGTTTAGGACTGTCGGTCTGTAAGTCGCTAGTGACCAGTATGAAAGGCACCATACACGCGACCAGTACTGTGGGCGAAGGCACTACCTTTACGATTTTACTGCCCCTACCTCTACTCACTAAAAATCAGTTTATAGCAGCGACTCAGGACCGTATCGAAACTATTCAGCCTATAGAAGATAAGCCGCTCTTGTTGGGTAAGATATTATTAGTAGAAGATGATACCGTCAACGCTATGATTGCCAAAAAAGCCTTGACGAAGACTGGGCACCAAGTCACTCATGTGACCAATGGCCAAAAAGCCCTTGAAGTCTATGAAGCGGCGCCAGACAGTTTTGATCTGATTTTAATGGATCATCATATGCCAATTTTAGATGGAGTTGAGGCCACTAAAAGCTTGATTGCGCAATATGGCGCAGAAAATTTGCCTCCTATCATTGCCTTAACAGCCAATGCTATGGATGGAGAACGTGAGAAATATATTGAGATGGGCATGCAAGACTATTGTACTAAGCCTTTTAAAAGAGAGTTGTTGAATAATTTAGTACAACAGTGGTTGGCTGTGGCTAATCAACGCGCTAAATAG
- the gspN gene encoding type II secretion system protein N, producing the protein MAPSFSQKRPRKLWWLIGAVLFALCVLVQMPAAWIVQKYAPATPYLQQVSGNLWQGAAIWQLPQAKNTLTGAVTWTWQPWQLFLGRVGAKVTVTSGKSQLAGEVAMSRGGWSLNDMSGKITEETLAGVVDWQLPKASIQVNALSLNKDNERGFVAADGQLTWVGGELGYPNGGKTYQLTLPALRADFSSEQKGDKSLLHANLLDNKDKRLGDLYLDADNMLDVNLTQRLLENMPEYKGQAPQDTSVVSVRQPLLAGLSSAAGAQ; encoded by the coding sequence GTGGCTCCTTCTTTCTCACAAAAACGCCCGCGTAAACTCTGGTGGCTCATTGGCGCCGTACTGTTTGCGCTGTGTGTGTTGGTGCAAATGCCCGCGGCTTGGATTGTGCAGAAATATGCCCCTGCAACGCCTTATCTGCAGCAAGTGTCGGGCAACTTATGGCAAGGCGCTGCTATTTGGCAATTGCCACAGGCGAAAAACACCTTAACTGGGGCGGTCACTTGGACGTGGCAACCGTGGCAGCTGTTTTTAGGCCGGGTAGGGGCTAAAGTGACCGTTACCTCGGGCAAGTCGCAGTTGGCAGGTGAGGTGGCGATGAGCCGTGGTGGCTGGTCGCTCAATGATATGTCAGGTAAGATTACTGAAGAGACTTTGGCGGGGGTTGTGGATTGGCAACTGCCTAAAGCGTCCATTCAGGTTAATGCTTTAAGCCTAAACAAAGACAATGAGCGTGGTTTTGTAGCGGCTGATGGCCAACTAACTTGGGTCGGTGGTGAGTTGGGCTACCCTAATGGTGGCAAGACTTATCAGTTGACACTACCAGCGCTACGCGCAGACTTTAGTAGTGAGCAAAAAGGGGACAAGTCGCTATTGCATGCCAATCTACTCGATAATAAAGACAAACGCCTCGGTGATCTATATTTGGACGCTGACAATATGCTCGATGTCAATTTGACCCAGCGTTTATTAGAAAATATGCCGGAGTATAAAGGCCAAGCGCCGCAAGATACGTCGGTAGTTAGTGTGCGTCAGCCCCTGTTAGCAGGTCTATCCTCAGCTGCAGGAGCGCAGTAA